The following are encoded in a window of Phragmites australis chromosome 22, lpPhrAust1.1, whole genome shotgun sequence genomic DNA:
- the LOC133904578 gene encoding HIPL1 protein-like, protein MSITRLRPAVSPPPHPPRKEAGYREVEASSLRMLRHPALFLLPCCAPAQVKHLLLQIDLSCAAVPAASINLLFIVGAPPVMLRDPLGFCGYTGISCCDAVNDAALREEFEDMSISDAACAAIVKAFLCARCIPSPSAVLFNTADLTTTTNLCAATPSPWSSSAAHHRLTASTRSTQEQDTTCLERISAGSYLNMAAHPDGSGRVFLSSRDGKIWLASMPKRGSGAILRVHRPFLDLTHRVLGLLGVAFHPEFATNGRFFVSYSCDSSASPPCGAGRCWCAAAGNGSRPCRYQLVVAEFSAKGGADYSKEKAEGQQQYERVYLISNKAGSQSATLSKAAVSLVINHGRPAEGRMPSIVGGLVYRGSADPSLEGRKVLFP, encoded by the exons ATGTCCATTACTCGCCTGCGACCGGCGGTGTCCCCGCCCCCGCACCCGCCTCGGAAGGAAGCGGGCTACAGAGAGGTAGAGG CTTCGTCCTTGCGCATGCTGCGGCATCCAGCACTGTTTCTCCTTCCCTGCTGTGCCCCGGCTCAGGTGAAGCACCTGCTGCTCCAGATCGATCTTTCTTGCGCTGCTGTACCTGCTGCCTCCATCAACCTCCTGTTCATTGTAGGGGCGCCGCCGGTGATGCTGCGAGACCCGCTGGGCTTCTGCGGCTACACCGGCATCAGCTGCTGCGACGCAGTCAACGACGCCGCGCTGAGGGAGGAGTTCGAGGACATGAGCATCTCCGACGCCGCGTGCGCCGCCATCGTCAAGGCCTTCCTCTGCGCG AGATGCATCCCGTCTCCCTCGGCTGTGCTGTTCAACACAGCTGACCTGACGACGACCACGAACCTCTGCGCAGCCACTCCTAGTCCTTGGTCGAGCTCTGCGGCGCATCATCGCCTGACTGCTAGTACCAGATCGACGCAGGAGCAGGATACTACGTGCCTCGAGAGAATCAGCGCGGGCTCCTACCTCAACATGGCCGCTCACCCGGACGGCTCGGGCCGAGTGTTCCTGTCCAGCCGAGACGGCAAGATCTGGCTGGCCTCAATGCCCAAACGGGGATCTGGAGCCATCTTGCGGGTTCACCGCCCTTTCCTCGACCTCACGCATCGGGTGCTCGGGCTTCTGGGCGTGGCGTTCCACCCGGAGTTCGCAACCAACGGCCGCTTCTTCGTCTCCTACAGCTGCGACAGCAGCGCGTCGCCGCCCTGCGGCGCCGGTAGGTGCTGGTGTGCTGCAGCCGGAAACGGTTCGAGGCCGTGCCGGTACCAGCTCGTCGTCGCTGAGTTCTCTGCGAAAGGTGGTGCCGACTATTCCAAG GAGAAAGCGGAGGGGCAA CAACAGTACGAGCGGGTTTACTTGATCTCCAACAAGGCTGGGAGCCAGAGTGCCACCTTGTCCAAGGCGGCCGTCTCCCTCGTCATCAACCACGGCCGTCCCGCAGAGGGCAGGATGCCATCAATCGTCGGCGGTCTCGTCTACCGAGGGTCCGCCGATCCCTCGCTGGAAGGAAGGAAAGTTTTGTTTCCATGA